A genomic segment from Zerene cesonia ecotype Mississippi chromosome 5, Zerene_cesonia_1.1, whole genome shotgun sequence encodes:
- the LOC119840270 gene encoding potassium voltage-gated channel protein Shaw-like isoform X1, whose product MNLLNMDAENRVVLNVGGIRHETYKATLKKIPATRLSRLTEALANYDPVLNEYFFDRHPGVFAQVLNYYRTGKLHYPTDVCGPLFEEELEFWGLDANQVEPCCWMTYTQHRDTQETLAVLDRLDLDTEKPSDEEVARKFGFEEDYYNGTVSWWQQLKPQMWSLFDEPYSSNAAKIIGVISVFFICVSIISFCLKTHPDMRVPVIRNYTVTTANQTQSWALDKVQTNAHIAFFYIECVCNAWFTLEILVRFISSPNKCEFIKSSVNIIDYIATMSFYIDLILQKYASHVENADILEFFSIIRIMRLFKLTRHSSGLKILIQTFRASAKELTLLVFFLVLGIVIFASLVYYAERIQTNPHNDFNSIPLGLWWALVTMTTVGYGDMAPKTYVGMFVGALCALAGVLTIALPVPVIVSNFAMYYSHTQARAKLPKKRRRVINVEPTRPPLRAPGAPGGPAGPLAPGMGPQAVNRRMNAIKTNHPKDIMGPNMVASLMPGMDIAVATRLSPSPRDMSPALAIAIPMMKSVNLVPAQCFDNIAYHSEKSEEKSKEDSSRQESIEEADKNEYSDKNDDKSDVRTPLLRDHKIESLDETKLRDTKVEKRKSSAST is encoded by the exons ATGAATCTCCTCAACATGGACGCGGAGAATCGCGTGGTCCTAAACGTTGGCGGCATTCGCCACGAAACCTACAAAGCTACGCTGAAGAAGATCCCCGCGACGCGGCTGTCGCGGCTGACGGAGGCGCTCGCCAACTACGACCCCGTCCTCAACGAGTACTTCTTTGACCGCCACCCTGGCGTCTTCGCGCAGGTCCTCAACTATTACAG GACGGGCAAGCTCCACTATCCAACGGATGTCTGCGGGCCGCTGTTTGAAGAAGAGCTGGAGTTCTGGGGCCTGGATGCCAACCAGGTGGAGCCTTGCTGCTGGATGACGTATACCCAG CATCGAGACACCCAGGAAACTCTAGCTGTCCTGGACCGCCTGGACCTGGATACAGAGAAGCCGTCTGATGAGGAAGTGGCGCGCAAGTTCGGTTTCGAAGAAGACTACTATAATGGAACAGTATCCTGGTGGCAGCAGCTGAAACCGCAGATGTGGTCTTTGTTTGACGAGCCTTATAGTTCTAATGCTGCGAAG ATAATCGGAGTGATATCAGTGTTCTTCATATGCGTATCCATCATATCGTTCTGTCTCAAAACGCATCCAGACATGAGAGTTCCAGTGATAAGGAATTACACAGTGACGACCGCGAACCAGACGCAAAGCTGGGCGTTGGACAAAGTCCAGACCAACGCTCACATTGCGTTCTTCTACATCGAGTGTGTCTGTAACGCTTGGTTCACGCTAGAAATTCTCGTACGCTTCATTTCGTCCCCGAATAAATGCGAGTTCATCAAATCCTCCGTCAACATCATAGACTACATCGCCACCATGAGTTTCTACATCGACCTAATCCTCCAGAAGTACGCGTCTCACGTCGAGAACGCTGACATCCTGGAGTTCTTCTCGATCATTCGGATCATGAGACTGTTTAAATTGACCAGACACTCGTCCGGCTTGAAGATTCTTATACAGACTTTCAGGGCGTCGGCCAAAGAGTTGACCCTATTAGTGTTTTTCCTAGTGCTCGGTATAGTTATATTTGCGAGTTTGGTGTATTACGCTGAGAGGATTCAGACGAATCCGCACAATGACTTTAACAGCATACCGCTTGGTTTGTGGTGGGCGCTGGTTACTATGACGACGGTGGGTTATGGAGACATGGCTCCGAAGACCTATGTAGGAATGTTCGTGGGTGCTTTATGCGCATTAGCTGGT GTGTTGACGATAGCTCTGCCAGTGCCTGTTATAGTATCCAATTTCGCTATGTACTATTCGCACACGCAAGCGCGAGCCAAGCTGCCCAAGAAGCGACGGAGAGTCATCAACGTGGAACCTACTAGGCCGCCACTGC GTGCGCCTGGAGCGCCCGGAGGCCCCGCGGGCCCTTTAGCCCCCGGCATGGGGCCCCAAGCTGTGAACAGACGAATGAATGCCATAAAAACTAACCACCCAAAAGACATAATGGGACCTAACATGG TCGCAAGCCTAATGCCAGGGATGGACATAGCTGTAGCCACGCGTTTGTCCCCAAGCCCCCGCGATATGAGCCCCGCTCTAGCGATAGCGATCCCAATGATGAAATCAGTCAATCTAGTACCAGCACAGTGCTTCGATAATATAGCTTATCACAGCGAAAAGTCTGAAGAGAAATCTAAAGAGGATTCCTCGAGACAAGAATCCATCGAGGAAGCTGATAAGAATGAATATAGCGATAAGAACGACGACAAATCAGATGTTAGGACTCCGTTATTACGCGATCATAAAATCGAATCGCTCGATGAAACGAAATTAAGGGACACTAAAGTGGAGAAACGAAAATCGTCTGCCTCGACGTAA
- the LOC119840270 gene encoding potassium voltage-gated channel protein Shaw-like isoform X3, whose amino-acid sequence MNLLNMDAENRVVLNVGGIRHETYKATLKKIPATRLSRLTEALANYDPVLNEYFFDRHPGVFAQVLNYYRTGKLHYPTDVCGPLFEEELEFWGLDANQVEPCCWMTYTQHRDTQETLAVLDRLDLDTEKPSDEEVARKFGFEEDYYNGTVSWWQQLKPQMWSLFDEPYSSNAAKIIGVISVFFICVSIISFCLKTHPDMRVPVIRNYTVTTANQTQSWALDKVQTNAHIAFFYIECVCNAWFTLEILVRFISSPNKCEFIKSSVNIIDYIATMSFYIDLILQKYASHVENADILEFFSIIRIMRLFKLTRHSSGLKILIQTFRASAKELTLLVFFLVLGIVIFASLVYYAERIQTNPHNDFNSIPLGLWWALVTMTTVGYGDMAPKTYVGMFVGALCALAGVLTIALPVPVIVSNFAMYYSHTQARAKLPKKRRRVINVEPTRPPLRAPGAPGGPAGPLAPGMGPQAVNRRMNAIKTNHPKDIMGPNMGNHQPPICNTTAQASLPTLNTASQA is encoded by the exons ATGAATCTCCTCAACATGGACGCGGAGAATCGCGTGGTCCTAAACGTTGGCGGCATTCGCCACGAAACCTACAAAGCTACGCTGAAGAAGATCCCCGCGACGCGGCTGTCGCGGCTGACGGAGGCGCTCGCCAACTACGACCCCGTCCTCAACGAGTACTTCTTTGACCGCCACCCTGGCGTCTTCGCGCAGGTCCTCAACTATTACAG GACGGGCAAGCTCCACTATCCAACGGATGTCTGCGGGCCGCTGTTTGAAGAAGAGCTGGAGTTCTGGGGCCTGGATGCCAACCAGGTGGAGCCTTGCTGCTGGATGACGTATACCCAG CATCGAGACACCCAGGAAACTCTAGCTGTCCTGGACCGCCTGGACCTGGATACAGAGAAGCCGTCTGATGAGGAAGTGGCGCGCAAGTTCGGTTTCGAAGAAGACTACTATAATGGAACAGTATCCTGGTGGCAGCAGCTGAAACCGCAGATGTGGTCTTTGTTTGACGAGCCTTATAGTTCTAATGCTGCGAAG ATAATCGGAGTGATATCAGTGTTCTTCATATGCGTATCCATCATATCGTTCTGTCTCAAAACGCATCCAGACATGAGAGTTCCAGTGATAAGGAATTACACAGTGACGACCGCGAACCAGACGCAAAGCTGGGCGTTGGACAAAGTCCAGACCAACGCTCACATTGCGTTCTTCTACATCGAGTGTGTCTGTAACGCTTGGTTCACGCTAGAAATTCTCGTACGCTTCATTTCGTCCCCGAATAAATGCGAGTTCATCAAATCCTCCGTCAACATCATAGACTACATCGCCACCATGAGTTTCTACATCGACCTAATCCTCCAGAAGTACGCGTCTCACGTCGAGAACGCTGACATCCTGGAGTTCTTCTCGATCATTCGGATCATGAGACTGTTTAAATTGACCAGACACTCGTCCGGCTTGAAGATTCTTATACAGACTTTCAGGGCGTCGGCCAAAGAGTTGACCCTATTAGTGTTTTTCCTAGTGCTCGGTATAGTTATATTTGCGAGTTTGGTGTATTACGCTGAGAGGATTCAGACGAATCCGCACAATGACTTTAACAGCATACCGCTTGGTTTGTGGTGGGCGCTGGTTACTATGACGACGGTGGGTTATGGAGACATGGCTCCGAAGACCTATGTAGGAATGTTCGTGGGTGCTTTATGCGCATTAGCTGGT GTGTTGACGATAGCTCTGCCAGTGCCTGTTATAGTATCCAATTTCGCTATGTACTATTCGCACACGCAAGCGCGAGCCAAGCTGCCCAAGAAGCGACGGAGAGTCATCAACGTGGAACCTACTAGGCCGCCACTGC GTGCGCCTGGAGCGCCCGGAGGCCCCGCGGGCCCTTTAGCCCCCGGCATGGGGCCCCAAGCTGTGAACAGACGAATGAATGCCATAAAAACTAACCACCCAAAAGACATAATGGGACCTAACATGG GCAATCATCAACCACCCATATGTAACACTACAGCACAAGCCTCACTGCCTACACTAAATACAGcg TCGCAAGCCTAA
- the LOC119840270 gene encoding potassium voltage-gated channel protein Shaw-like isoform X2, protein MNLLNMDAENRVVLNVGGIRHETYKATLKKIPATRLSRLTEALANYDPVLNEYFFDRHPGVFAQVLNYYRTGKLHYPTDVCGPLFEEELEFWGLDANQVEPCCWMTYTQHRDTQETLAVLDRLDLDTEKPSDEEVARKFGFEEDYYNGTVSWWQQLKPQMWSLFDEPYSSNAAKIIGVISVFFICVSIISFCLKTHPDMRVPVIRNYTVTTANQTQSWALDKVQTNAHIAFFYIECVCNAWFTLEILVRFISSPNKCEFIKSSVNIIDYIATMSFYIDLILQKYASHVENADILEFFSIIRIMRLFKLTRHSSGLKILIQTFRASAKELTLLVFFLVLGIVIFASLVYYAERIQTNPHNDFNSIPLGLWWALVTMTTVGYGDMAPKTYVGMFVGALCALAGVLTIALPVPVIVSNFAMYYSHTQARAKLPKKRRRVINVEPTRPPLRAPGAPGGPAGPLAPGMGPQAVNRRMNAIKTNHPKDIMGPNMDGDRSELEAMIQTTPNNCKRKNLNML, encoded by the exons ATGAATCTCCTCAACATGGACGCGGAGAATCGCGTGGTCCTAAACGTTGGCGGCATTCGCCACGAAACCTACAAAGCTACGCTGAAGAAGATCCCCGCGACGCGGCTGTCGCGGCTGACGGAGGCGCTCGCCAACTACGACCCCGTCCTCAACGAGTACTTCTTTGACCGCCACCCTGGCGTCTTCGCGCAGGTCCTCAACTATTACAG GACGGGCAAGCTCCACTATCCAACGGATGTCTGCGGGCCGCTGTTTGAAGAAGAGCTGGAGTTCTGGGGCCTGGATGCCAACCAGGTGGAGCCTTGCTGCTGGATGACGTATACCCAG CATCGAGACACCCAGGAAACTCTAGCTGTCCTGGACCGCCTGGACCTGGATACAGAGAAGCCGTCTGATGAGGAAGTGGCGCGCAAGTTCGGTTTCGAAGAAGACTACTATAATGGAACAGTATCCTGGTGGCAGCAGCTGAAACCGCAGATGTGGTCTTTGTTTGACGAGCCTTATAGTTCTAATGCTGCGAAG ATAATCGGAGTGATATCAGTGTTCTTCATATGCGTATCCATCATATCGTTCTGTCTCAAAACGCATCCAGACATGAGAGTTCCAGTGATAAGGAATTACACAGTGACGACCGCGAACCAGACGCAAAGCTGGGCGTTGGACAAAGTCCAGACCAACGCTCACATTGCGTTCTTCTACATCGAGTGTGTCTGTAACGCTTGGTTCACGCTAGAAATTCTCGTACGCTTCATTTCGTCCCCGAATAAATGCGAGTTCATCAAATCCTCCGTCAACATCATAGACTACATCGCCACCATGAGTTTCTACATCGACCTAATCCTCCAGAAGTACGCGTCTCACGTCGAGAACGCTGACATCCTGGAGTTCTTCTCGATCATTCGGATCATGAGACTGTTTAAATTGACCAGACACTCGTCCGGCTTGAAGATTCTTATACAGACTTTCAGGGCGTCGGCCAAAGAGTTGACCCTATTAGTGTTTTTCCTAGTGCTCGGTATAGTTATATTTGCGAGTTTGGTGTATTACGCTGAGAGGATTCAGACGAATCCGCACAATGACTTTAACAGCATACCGCTTGGTTTGTGGTGGGCGCTGGTTACTATGACGACGGTGGGTTATGGAGACATGGCTCCGAAGACCTATGTAGGAATGTTCGTGGGTGCTTTATGCGCATTAGCTGGT GTGTTGACGATAGCTCTGCCAGTGCCTGTTATAGTATCCAATTTCGCTATGTACTATTCGCACACGCAAGCGCGAGCCAAGCTGCCCAAGAAGCGACGGAGAGTCATCAACGTGGAACCTACTAGGCCGCCACTGC GTGCGCCTGGAGCGCCCGGAGGCCCCGCGGGCCCTTTAGCCCCCGGCATGGGGCCCCAAGCTGTGAACAGACGAATGAATGCCATAAAAACTAACCACCCAAAAGACATAATGGGACCTAACATGG ATGGTGATCGTAGCGAACTCGAAGCTATGATCCAAACAACACCAAACAACTGCaaacgaaaaaatttaaacatgctTTAA